A single window of Anser cygnoides isolate HZ-2024a breed goose chromosome 12, Taihu_goose_T2T_genome, whole genome shotgun sequence DNA harbors:
- the GFOD2 gene encoding glucose-fructose oxidoreductase domain-containing protein 2 isoform X2 — translation MVTAARYYPKLMSIVGNVLRFLPVFVKMKQLIEEHYVGNVMICDVRVYGGSLLSHKYNWICDELMGGGGLHTMGTYIIDLLTHLINRRAEKVHGLLKTFVKQNTAISGIRHVTSDDFCFFQMLMSEGVCCTVTLNFNMPGSFIHEVMVVGSAGRLIARGTDLYGQKNTALQEELLFTDSLTVNKGLLDKGFKDIPLLYLKGMVYMVQALRKSFQDQEDRRTWDHKPVSMAASFEDGLYMQSVVEAIKKSSRSGEWEAVEVMTEEPDANQNLCEALQRNNL, via the coding sequence ATGGTCACAGCTGCCAGATACTACCCCAAGCTGATGAGCATCGTAGGCAATGTTCTCCGTTTCTTGCCTGTCTTTGTGAAGATGAAGCAGTTGATAGAAGAACACTACGTGGGCAATGTGATGATCTGTGATGTACGAGTTTACGGGGGAAGCCTGCTCAGCCACAAGTACAACTGGATCTGTGATGAGCTAATGGGGGGAGGAGGTCTGCATACAATGGGGACATACATTATTGACCTTCTAACCCACCTCATcaacaggagagcagagaaagtcCATGGTTTGCTCAAGACTTTTGTGAAGCAGAACACAGCTATAAGTGGGATCCGCCATGTTACTAGTGACGACTTCTGCTTCTTCCAGATGCTAATGAGTGAGGGTGTCTGTTGTACCGTGACTCTCAACTTCAACATGCCTGGATCATTCATTCATGAAGTCATGGTGGTTGGGTCTGCCGGTCGCCTCATAGCTCGTGGGACGGACTTGTATGGGCAGAAGAACACTGCACTCCAAGAAGAACTATTGTTTACAGACTCTCTGACTGTCAACAAAGGCCTTTTGGACAAGGGGTTTAAAGACATCCCGCTGCTCTACCTAAAAGGAATGGTATACATGGTGCAAGCGTTGCGGAAGTCTTTCCAAGACCAGGAAGATCGTCGGACGTGGGATCATAAACCTGTCTCTATGGCAGCCTCTTTTGAAGACGGTCTGTACATGCAAAGTGTAGTAGAGGCCATCAAAAAATCCAGCAGGTCAGGGGAGTGGGAGGCTGTGGAGGTCATGACCGAGGAGCCAGATGCCAATCAAAACCTTTGCGAGGCGCTTCAGAGAAATAACTTATGA
- the C12H16orf86 gene encoding uncharacterized protein C16orf86 homolog — protein sequence MSASVMEPRALAGSPAGQQSGGHEPGRILAELSAALENPDIKALEWAEDGRGVVIHATLYEEEMGRYKELFPALTDLGSVLVLQAWLLAYGFRLEEAKTDLHALVLQHADFQRMHPAAVEPGAPGGNAGPSAKQQKKSKKRRSRSSLQPCRKVTSRDALGRLPRLRPLYQYINFDMPGLMCPSEEGGETLGPAGTATGPELEGELQQAFDSQGHLPLTNWLSQGLRTHLTDSPFAASLMHNPQEASASSALEIPAPALDDQPMQVDIEKMLSCTAYLVSPLFP from the exons ATGTCAGCGTCCGTGATGGAGCCTCGTGCCCTGGCGGGCAGCCCTGCGGGGCAGCAGAGTGGAGGCCACGAGCCTGGACGCATCCTGGCTGAGCTGTCAGCAGCCCTGGAGAACCCGGACATCAAAGCCTTGGAG TGGGCTGAGGACGGGAGAGGTGTCGTCATCCACGCCACGCTGTACGAAGAGGAGATGGGGAGGTACAAGGAGCTCTTCCCAGCACTGACGGACCTTGGCTCTGTCCTGGTACTGCAGGCCTGGCTGCTGGCCTATGGTTTCAGACTCGAGGAGGCAAA GACCGACCTGCATGCCCTTGTGCTGCAGCATGCTGATTTCCAGAGGATGCATCCCGCTGCCGTGGAGCCGGGTGCCCCCGGAGGTAATGCTGGCCCCTCTGccaagcagcagaagaaaagcaagaaaaggagaagcaggagcagcctgcagccatGCAGAAAGGTCACATCCCGGGACGCACTGG GACGACTGCCTCGCCTGCGGCCTTTGTACCAGTACATCAACTTCGACATGCCGGGGCTGATGTGCCCATCAGAAGAAGGAGGTGAAACCCTAGGGCCGGCAGGGACAGCAACTGGTCCGGAGCTGGAAGGAGAGCTCCAACAAG CATTTGACTCCCAAGGTCATCTGCCACTGACAAACTGGCTGAGCCAAGGATTGAGAACTCATCTTACTGACAGCCCTTTTGCAGCCTCTCTCATGCATAACCCACAAG AAGCCTCGGCCAGCAGCGCTCTGGagatcccagccccagcactggaTGACCAACCCATGCAGGTTGACATTGAGAAGATGCTCAGCTGCACGGCCTACCTGGTGTCACCACTCTTTCCTTAG
- the ENKD1 gene encoding enkurin domain-containing protein 1 isoform X1, producing the protein MWQELPGQGPRPETESRMCEGPSRISGPIPPDPTLFPNCYRRPFSARGRLEGNAQKLDFNSAPLDLPPSSHHALSSARQLQPAPRIRPSGKDFLEKGQKGTLSLLLQLEGLSLGGGLPVKRKESKDHEKENVRRIKEIQKQCKEKERAREHSQPKPVKALWKSQKYENVESKVKARLQESSPPPNPETLKFLRAYSRCGPGIKPCRPLSPNLARMKAGAGTEAPEALGAETKIQVEGRSIDFIKHNARNAKRAPLRRSQSLQAMAELLEQRHREQEEYNAKQKGHVPQYLLERKELWRRQMEEQLRSLPDPDTPPGHTMMPEGQRLETLSNLKQSQEQLLKDLVMLPVRADTLSIQKRRVELERKLSQIEEALKIFSRPKVFIKMDS; encoded by the exons ATGTGGCAGGAGCTTCCTGGCCAGGGACCCAGGCCAG AGACAGAGAGCAGGATGTGTGAAGGGCCATCCAGGATCTCTGGGCCCATTCCTCCAGACCCTACACTTTTTCCAAACTGCTATAGACGCCCCTTTTCAG cTCGAGGGAGGCTGGAAGGAAATGCTCAGAAACTGGATTTTAACTCTGCCCCCCTGGACCTACCTCCCAGCTCACATCATGCTTTGAGCAGTGCccgccagctccagccagccccTCGCATTCGGCCCAGTGGAAAGGACTTTCTGGAGAAGGGGCAGAAGGGGACACTcagtctgctgctgcagctggaggggctCTCTCTTGGTGGGGGGCTGCCAGTGAAGA GGAAAGAGTCCAAGGACcatgagaaggaaaatgtgAGGCGAATAAAGGAAATTCAGAAGCAGTGCAAAGAGAAGGAGCGAGCCCGGGAGCACAGCCAGCCCAAGCCTGTGAAAGCTCTGTGGAAATCCCAGAAATATGAGAATGTGGAGTCAAAGGTGAAGGCCAGACTGCAG GAGAGCTCCCCGCCTCCGAATCCAGAGACTTTGAAGTTCCTGAGGGCATATTCTCGCTGTGGCCCTGGGATCAAGCCATGCAGACCACTTTCCCCAAACCTTGCCAGAATGAAAGCAGGTGCAGGCACAGAGGCTCCAGAGGCACTAGGTGCTGAAACCAAG ATCCAGGTGGAGGGCAGGAGCATTGACTTCATTAAGCACAACGCCCGCAATGCCAAGCGGGCCCCGCTGCGGCGCTCCCAGTCACTGCAGGCGatggctgagctgctggaacaGAGGCACCGGGAGCAGGAGGAGTACAACGCCAAGCAAAAGGGCCACGTCCCCCAGTA CCTGCTGGAGAGGAAGGAGCTGTGGCGCAGACAGATGGAGGAGCAGCTGCGAAGCCTGCCAGATCCTGACACGCCACCTGGTCATACCATGATGCCGGAGGGCCAGCGGCTGGAGACGCTCAGCAATCTGAAGCAGA gccaggagcagctgctAAAGGACCTGGTGATGCTGCCAGTGCGTGCAGACACCCTCAGCATTCAGAAGAGGCGGGTGGAGCTTGAGAGGAAGCTCTCCCAGATAGAGGAGGCCCTCAAAATTTTCTCAAGGCCCAAGGTCTTCATCAAGATGGACTCCTGA
- the ENKD1 gene encoding enkurin domain-containing protein 1 isoform X2, whose translation MCEGPSRISGPIPPDPTLFPNCYRRPFSARGRLEGNAQKLDFNSAPLDLPPSSHHALSSARQLQPAPRIRPSGKDFLEKGQKGTLSLLLQLEGLSLGGGLPVKRKESKDHEKENVRRIKEIQKQCKEKERAREHSQPKPVKALWKSQKYENVESKVKARLQESSPPPNPETLKFLRAYSRCGPGIKPCRPLSPNLARMKAGAGTEAPEALGAETKIQVEGRSIDFIKHNARNAKRAPLRRSQSLQAMAELLEQRHREQEEYNAKQKGHVPQYLLERKELWRRQMEEQLRSLPDPDTPPGHTMMPEGQRLETLSNLKQSQEQLLKDLVMLPVRADTLSIQKRRVELERKLSQIEEALKIFSRPKVFIKMDS comes from the exons ATGTGTGAAGGGCCATCCAGGATCTCTGGGCCCATTCCTCCAGACCCTACACTTTTTCCAAACTGCTATAGACGCCCCTTTTCAG cTCGAGGGAGGCTGGAAGGAAATGCTCAGAAACTGGATTTTAACTCTGCCCCCCTGGACCTACCTCCCAGCTCACATCATGCTTTGAGCAGTGCccgccagctccagccagccccTCGCATTCGGCCCAGTGGAAAGGACTTTCTGGAGAAGGGGCAGAAGGGGACACTcagtctgctgctgcagctggaggggctCTCTCTTGGTGGGGGGCTGCCAGTGAAGA GGAAAGAGTCCAAGGACcatgagaaggaaaatgtgAGGCGAATAAAGGAAATTCAGAAGCAGTGCAAAGAGAAGGAGCGAGCCCGGGAGCACAGCCAGCCCAAGCCTGTGAAAGCTCTGTGGAAATCCCAGAAATATGAGAATGTGGAGTCAAAGGTGAAGGCCAGACTGCAG GAGAGCTCCCCGCCTCCGAATCCAGAGACTTTGAAGTTCCTGAGGGCATATTCTCGCTGTGGCCCTGGGATCAAGCCATGCAGACCACTTTCCCCAAACCTTGCCAGAATGAAAGCAGGTGCAGGCACAGAGGCTCCAGAGGCACTAGGTGCTGAAACCAAG ATCCAGGTGGAGGGCAGGAGCATTGACTTCATTAAGCACAACGCCCGCAATGCCAAGCGGGCCCCGCTGCGGCGCTCCCAGTCACTGCAGGCGatggctgagctgctggaacaGAGGCACCGGGAGCAGGAGGAGTACAACGCCAAGCAAAAGGGCCACGTCCCCCAGTA CCTGCTGGAGAGGAAGGAGCTGTGGCGCAGACAGATGGAGGAGCAGCTGCGAAGCCTGCCAGATCCTGACACGCCACCTGGTCATACCATGATGCCGGAGGGCCAGCGGCTGGAGACGCTCAGCAATCTGAAGCAGA gccaggagcagctgctAAAGGACCTGGTGATGCTGCCAGTGCGTGCAGACACCCTCAGCATTCAGAAGAGGCGGGTGGAGCTTGAGAGGAAGCTCTCCCAGATAGAGGAGGCCCTCAAAATTTTCTCAAGGCCCAAGGTCTTCATCAAGATGGACTCCTGA
- the PARD6A gene encoding partitioning defective 6 homolog alpha isoform X2: MAKHHRTPARSAEPVIEVKSKFDAEFRRFAIKRSSVGTFQDFYRLLQSVHQIPRVDVLLGYTDVHGDLLPINNDDNYHKALSSANPLLRVIIQKKESDAGVFASNSLQRKKKGLLRPAHYRAKPHLLIGMPQDFRQISSIIDVDILPETHRRVRLHKHGSDKPLGFYIRDGVSVRVAPQGVEKVPGIFISRLVKGGLAESTGLLAVSDEILEVNGIDVAGKSLDQVTDMMVANSHNLIITVKPANQRNNVIRSSKASGSSGMSTDSTPSQQTPSPASQYLSNYSTAESDEEGDLVIESDSAPHYIPGGCPNGGPADGPLQRSLSPHSSRGSLQSLGSHDGSPGRGSVREDGTLLTL; this comes from the exons ATGGCCAAGCACCACCGCACGCCGGCGCGCTCCGCCGAGCCCGTCATCGAGGTCAAGAGCAAG TTTGATGCTGAGTTTCGCCGTTTCGCCATCAAGCGCTCCAGTGTGGGCACGTTCCAGGACTTCTATCGCCTGCTGCAGAGCGTGCACCAGATCCCCCGCGTGGACGTGCTGCTGGGCTACACGGACGTGCACGGCGACCTGCTGCCCATCAACAATGACGACAACTACCACAAGGCCCTGTCCTCCGCCAACCCCCTCCTCAGGGTCATCATCCAGAAAAAGG AGTCCGATGCCGGCGTCTTCGCCTCCAACTCCTTGCAGCGGAAGAAGAAGGGCCTGCTGCGCCCTGCGCACTACCGGGCCAAGCCTCACCTCCTCATCGGCATGCCCCAGGACTTCCGTCAGATTTCCTCCATCATCGACGTGGACATCCTGCCGGAGACCCACCGCCGCGTGCGGCTCCACAAGCACGGCTCTGACAAGCCGCTAGGCTTCTACATCCGCGATGGCGTCAGCGTGCGCGTGGCCCCGCAGGGTGTCGAGAAGGTGCCCGGCATCTTCATCTCCCGCCTGGTGAAGGGCGGCTTGGCGGAGAgcacggggctgctggcagTGAGCGACGAGATCCTGGAGGTCAATGGCATCGACGTGGCCGGCAAGTCCCTGGACCAGGTGACGGACATGATGGTGGCCAACAGCCACAACCTCATCATCACCGTCAAGCCGGCCAACCAGCGCAACAACGTCATCCGCAGCAGCAAGGCCTCGGGCAGCTCGGGCATGTCCACGGACAGCACCCCCAGCCAGCAGACCCCCAGCCCGGCCTCGCAGTACCTGAGCAACTACAGCACGGCTGAAAGCGACGAGGAGGGCGACCTGGTCATCGAGAGCGACAGCGCGCCCCACTACatccccgggggctgccccaaCGGGGGCCCCGCGGACGGACCCCTGCAGCGCAGCCTGTCCCCGCACAGCTCGCGGGGCTCCCTGCAGTCCCTGGGCAGCCACGACGGCAGCCCCGGCCGGGGCAGCGTGCGGGAGGACGGCACCCTGCTCACCCTATAG
- the PARD6A gene encoding partitioning defective 6 homolog alpha isoform X1 — MAKHHRTPARSAEPVIEVKSKFDAEFRRFAIKRSSVGTFQDFYRLLQSVHQIPRVDVLLGYTDVHGDLLPINNDDNYHKALSSANPLLRVIIQKKAESDAGVFASNSLQRKKKGLLRPAHYRAKPHLLIGMPQDFRQISSIIDVDILPETHRRVRLHKHGSDKPLGFYIRDGVSVRVAPQGVEKVPGIFISRLVKGGLAESTGLLAVSDEILEVNGIDVAGKSLDQVTDMMVANSHNLIITVKPANQRNNVIRSSKASGSSGMSTDSTPSQQTPSPASQYLSNYSTAESDEEGDLVIESDSAPHYIPGGCPNGGPADGPLQRSLSPHSSRGSLQSLGSHDGSPGRGSVREDGTLLTL, encoded by the exons ATGGCCAAGCACCACCGCACGCCGGCGCGCTCCGCCGAGCCCGTCATCGAGGTCAAGAGCAAG TTTGATGCTGAGTTTCGCCGTTTCGCCATCAAGCGCTCCAGTGTGGGCACGTTCCAGGACTTCTATCGCCTGCTGCAGAGCGTGCACCAGATCCCCCGCGTGGACGTGCTGCTGGGCTACACGGACGTGCACGGCGACCTGCTGCCCATCAACAATGACGACAACTACCACAAGGCCCTGTCCTCCGCCAACCCCCTCCTCAGGGTCATCATCCAGAAAAAGG CAGAGTCCGATGCCGGCGTCTTCGCCTCCAACTCCTTGCAGCGGAAGAAGAAGGGCCTGCTGCGCCCTGCGCACTACCGGGCCAAGCCTCACCTCCTCATCGGCATGCCCCAGGACTTCCGTCAGATTTCCTCCATCATCGACGTGGACATCCTGCCGGAGACCCACCGCCGCGTGCGGCTCCACAAGCACGGCTCTGACAAGCCGCTAGGCTTCTACATCCGCGATGGCGTCAGCGTGCGCGTGGCCCCGCAGGGTGTCGAGAAGGTGCCCGGCATCTTCATCTCCCGCCTGGTGAAGGGCGGCTTGGCGGAGAgcacggggctgctggcagTGAGCGACGAGATCCTGGAGGTCAATGGCATCGACGTGGCCGGCAAGTCCCTGGACCAGGTGACGGACATGATGGTGGCCAACAGCCACAACCTCATCATCACCGTCAAGCCGGCCAACCAGCGCAACAACGTCATCCGCAGCAGCAAGGCCTCGGGCAGCTCGGGCATGTCCACGGACAGCACCCCCAGCCAGCAGACCCCCAGCCCGGCCTCGCAGTACCTGAGCAACTACAGCACGGCTGAAAGCGACGAGGAGGGCGACCTGGTCATCGAGAGCGACAGCGCGCCCCACTACatccccgggggctgccccaaCGGGGGCCCCGCGGACGGACCCCTGCAGCGCAGCCTGTCCCCGCACAGCTCGCGGGGCTCCCTGCAGTCCCTGGGCAGCCACGACGGCAGCCCCGGCCGGGGCAGCGTGCGGGAGGACGGCACCCTGCTCACCCTATAG
- the HERPUD1 gene encoding homocysteine-responsive endoplasmic reticulum-resident ubiquitin-like domain member 1 protein isoform X1, translated as MAEPQQLSLLVRSPARRHPDLRLRAEPAWTVRRLKAELRRIVPGAPPEEEQKLIYCGKLLLDHQHLQEFLPKQEELHALHLVYNLKAPANVQETNSEVKTGQPRLMSEASQEPAASSSDVERLRCSSGGQASAEANTRLETPPNPFQTVAPGFSAYTTYSMLQMSWLQQIYARQYYMQYLASTAASADQSHPRRSQEIPVAQVTPPAPLPDPFPAQNQPGNQNAAPQVNAAANQNLRMNAQGGPLMEEEEEGGNRDWLDWLYSATLFYVFVNIIYFYSSISRFLLVMGGTVLMYLHHVGWFPFRQRPVQPFPDNVPPQAAINQDQNNNLQQGGNADRADDNEAASDEGQALPELQQANPSFMSTAWVFFKTFFASLLPEGPRVTRN; from the exons ATGGCGGAGCCGCAGCAGCTCTCGCTGCTGGTGCGCAGCCCCGCGCGGCGCCACCCCGACCTGCGCCTCCGCGCCGAGCCCGCCTGGACCGTGCGGCGCCTCAAGGCCGAGCTCCGCCGCATCGTGCCCGGGGCGCCG CCCGAAGAGGAGCAGAAGCTGATTTATTGCGGGAAGCTGCTGCTCGATCACCAGCATCTCCAGGAGTTCCTGCCAAAg CAGGAGGAGTTGCATGCTCTTCATTTGGTGTACAACCTCAAGGCTCCTGCAAATGTGCAAGAAACCAACTCAGAG GTTAAAACTGGTCAGCCAAGGCTAATGTCAGAAGCTAGTCAAGAACCAGCTGCATCTTCCTCAGATGTTGAAAGACTGAGGTGTTCTTCTGGTGGCCAGGCTTCAGCGGAAGCCAATACTAG GCTTGAAACACCTCCCAATCCTTTCCAGACTGTAGCCCCGGGGTTTTCTGCTTATACGACCTATAGCATGCTTCAGATGTCCTGGCTTCAGCAGATTTACGCAAGGCAATATTACATGCAATA cTTGGCCTCTACTGCTGCATCTGCTGACCAGTCTCACCCACGACGTTCTCAGGAGATACCGGTGGCACAAGTGACACCCCCCGCTCCTCTCCCAGATCCGTTTCCTGCACAAAATCAACCTGGAAACCAGAATGCTGCTCCACAGGTTAATGCAGCAGCCAACCAGAACTTGAGGATGAATGCCCAAGGGGGTCCCCTcatggaagaagaggaggagggtggcAATCGGGATTGGTTGGACTGGCTCTACTCTGCAACGCTGTTCTATGTTTTTGTCAACATCATCTATTTCTACTCCAGTATCAGCAGATTCCTCCTGGTTATGGGTGGCACTGTTCTGATGTATCT GCATCATGTTGGATGGTTTCCATTTAGACAGCGACCAGTTCAGCCCTTCCCAGATAACGTTCCTCCTCAAGCTGCTATAAACCAGGACCAGAACAATAACTTACAG CAGGGAGGGAATGCGGACAGAGCAGATGACAATGAAGCAGCATCTGATGAGGGACAAGCTTTACCAGAACTGCAGCAGGCCAACCCTTCGTTTATGAGCACAGCATGGGTGTTTTTCAAGACTTTCTTTGCATCCCTCCTTCCGGAAGGGCCTAGGGTGACCCGCAATTGA
- the HERPUD1 gene encoding homocysteine-responsive endoplasmic reticulum-resident ubiquitin-like domain member 1 protein isoform X2 — protein sequence MAEPQQLSLLVRSPARRHPDLRLRAEPAWTVRRLKAELRRIVPGAPPEEEQKLIYCGKLLLDHQHLQEFLPKQEELHALHLVYNLKAPANVQETNSEVKTGQPRLMSEASQEPAASSSDVERLRCSSGGQASAEANTRLETPPNPFQTVAPGFSAYTTYSMLQMSWLQQIYARQYYMQYLASTAASADQSHPRRSQEIPVAQVTPPAPLPDPFPAQNQPGNQNAAPQVNAAANQNLRMNAQGGPLMEEEEEGGNRDWLDWLYSATLFYVFVNIIYFYSSISRFLLVMGGTVLMYLHHVGWFPFRQRPVQPFPDNVPPQAAINQDQNNNLQGGNADRADDNEAASDEGQALPELQQANPSFMSTAWVFFKTFFASLLPEGPRVTRN from the exons ATGGCGGAGCCGCAGCAGCTCTCGCTGCTGGTGCGCAGCCCCGCGCGGCGCCACCCCGACCTGCGCCTCCGCGCCGAGCCCGCCTGGACCGTGCGGCGCCTCAAGGCCGAGCTCCGCCGCATCGTGCCCGGGGCGCCG CCCGAAGAGGAGCAGAAGCTGATTTATTGCGGGAAGCTGCTGCTCGATCACCAGCATCTCCAGGAGTTCCTGCCAAAg CAGGAGGAGTTGCATGCTCTTCATTTGGTGTACAACCTCAAGGCTCCTGCAAATGTGCAAGAAACCAACTCAGAG GTTAAAACTGGTCAGCCAAGGCTAATGTCAGAAGCTAGTCAAGAACCAGCTGCATCTTCCTCAGATGTTGAAAGACTGAGGTGTTCTTCTGGTGGCCAGGCTTCAGCGGAAGCCAATACTAG GCTTGAAACACCTCCCAATCCTTTCCAGACTGTAGCCCCGGGGTTTTCTGCTTATACGACCTATAGCATGCTTCAGATGTCCTGGCTTCAGCAGATTTACGCAAGGCAATATTACATGCAATA cTTGGCCTCTACTGCTGCATCTGCTGACCAGTCTCACCCACGACGTTCTCAGGAGATACCGGTGGCACAAGTGACACCCCCCGCTCCTCTCCCAGATCCGTTTCCTGCACAAAATCAACCTGGAAACCAGAATGCTGCTCCACAGGTTAATGCAGCAGCCAACCAGAACTTGAGGATGAATGCCCAAGGGGGTCCCCTcatggaagaagaggaggagggtggcAATCGGGATTGGTTGGACTGGCTCTACTCTGCAACGCTGTTCTATGTTTTTGTCAACATCATCTATTTCTACTCCAGTATCAGCAGATTCCTCCTGGTTATGGGTGGCACTGTTCTGATGTATCT GCATCATGTTGGATGGTTTCCATTTAGACAGCGACCAGTTCAGCCCTTCCCAGATAACGTTCCTCCTCAAGCTGCTATAAACCAGGACCAGAACAATAACTTACAG GGAGGGAATGCGGACAGAGCAGATGACAATGAAGCAGCATCTGATGAGGGACAAGCTTTACCAGAACTGCAGCAGGCCAACCCTTCGTTTATGAGCACAGCATGGGTGTTTTTCAAGACTTTCTTTGCATCCCTCCTTCCGGAAGGGCCTAGGGTGACCCGCAATTGA
- the HERPUD1 gene encoding homocysteine-responsive endoplasmic reticulum-resident ubiquitin-like domain member 1 protein isoform X3 — translation MAEPQQLSLLVRSPARRHPDLRLRAEPAWTVRRLKAELRRIVPGAPPEEEQKLIYCGKLLLDHQHLQEFLPKEELHALHLVYNLKAPANVQETNSEVKTGQPRLMSEASQEPAASSSDVERLRCSSGGQASAEANTRLETPPNPFQTVAPGFSAYTTYSMLQMSWLQQIYARQYYMQYLASTAASADQSHPRRSQEIPVAQVTPPAPLPDPFPAQNQPGNQNAAPQVNAAANQNLRMNAQGGPLMEEEEEGGNRDWLDWLYSATLFYVFVNIIYFYSSISRFLLVMGGTVLMYLHHVGWFPFRQRPVQPFPDNVPPQAAINQDQNNNLQQGGNADRADDNEAASDEGQALPELQQANPSFMSTAWVFFKTFFASLLPEGPRVTRN, via the exons ATGGCGGAGCCGCAGCAGCTCTCGCTGCTGGTGCGCAGCCCCGCGCGGCGCCACCCCGACCTGCGCCTCCGCGCCGAGCCCGCCTGGACCGTGCGGCGCCTCAAGGCCGAGCTCCGCCGCATCGTGCCCGGGGCGCCG CCCGAAGAGGAGCAGAAGCTGATTTATTGCGGGAAGCTGCTGCTCGATCACCAGCATCTCCAGGAGTTCCTGCCAAAg GAGGAGTTGCATGCTCTTCATTTGGTGTACAACCTCAAGGCTCCTGCAAATGTGCAAGAAACCAACTCAGAG GTTAAAACTGGTCAGCCAAGGCTAATGTCAGAAGCTAGTCAAGAACCAGCTGCATCTTCCTCAGATGTTGAAAGACTGAGGTGTTCTTCTGGTGGCCAGGCTTCAGCGGAAGCCAATACTAG GCTTGAAACACCTCCCAATCCTTTCCAGACTGTAGCCCCGGGGTTTTCTGCTTATACGACCTATAGCATGCTTCAGATGTCCTGGCTTCAGCAGATTTACGCAAGGCAATATTACATGCAATA cTTGGCCTCTACTGCTGCATCTGCTGACCAGTCTCACCCACGACGTTCTCAGGAGATACCGGTGGCACAAGTGACACCCCCCGCTCCTCTCCCAGATCCGTTTCCTGCACAAAATCAACCTGGAAACCAGAATGCTGCTCCACAGGTTAATGCAGCAGCCAACCAGAACTTGAGGATGAATGCCCAAGGGGGTCCCCTcatggaagaagaggaggagggtggcAATCGGGATTGGTTGGACTGGCTCTACTCTGCAACGCTGTTCTATGTTTTTGTCAACATCATCTATTTCTACTCCAGTATCAGCAGATTCCTCCTGGTTATGGGTGGCACTGTTCTGATGTATCT GCATCATGTTGGATGGTTTCCATTTAGACAGCGACCAGTTCAGCCCTTCCCAGATAACGTTCCTCCTCAAGCTGCTATAAACCAGGACCAGAACAATAACTTACAG CAGGGAGGGAATGCGGACAGAGCAGATGACAATGAAGCAGCATCTGATGAGGGACAAGCTTTACCAGAACTGCAGCAGGCCAACCCTTCGTTTATGAGCACAGCATGGGTGTTTTTCAAGACTTTCTTTGCATCCCTCCTTCCGGAAGGGCCTAGGGTGACCCGCAATTGA